One Plasmodium berghei ANKA genome assembly, chromosome: 13 genomic region harbors:
- a CDS encoding inorganic anion antiporter, putative translates to MKKKKSLGSKESENEERIEDFKLDNEDFIVKSETTERTQIYHDDLYDNDIKICLPARVGFFKALRSMTSGIKWGWGFTNTPKEPSGYYINEILCGCILCLTMLPEMISFSMIAKIPPYIGLQGASFLCLITSIFGGSPGVIHGVTGAFASVCSKYLIENNAGGLPEGIERLYICILICSVMLLFFSFFHMSALIQLIPTPVFIGYCNGLSIIFLMAQLHTLENPYTHEYITGYHLLFFVIICTLVVLIVELWKKIPKVGQKIPSTLVAITITIFVEFIILRKILHNFETFKNVKSFTVGDMFSFTSEKAKPTFLFSNKELDFSKVVFDMNLIKQLVNMFVVLLIEVLMVSEVIKDMGGAECDTNETVFSLFIGNLLSTLGSAVGGSSLLGLSVLNYRNGARGKESGLVASILIYGILLFGYSLLNYIPLSFLCGIMITVFIHCFKWFSIPIIFFTFCPAHIRNCHPCMSRKISRWDAFIIVLVTFLCVLVSVPAGVLAGVILSSLVYVWQSKSTFKFEIFYDKDTDTKYYEIEGHLFYASKKMFTRLFRYENDSQTINIVLKGKSTLFDYTAIEALTSVKHQYNINNKNVNIHGLSHECIKKIAKMNHLCKQIDVDLVKVETPVVPLLYKPLQTILMTPKTIRRRIISKNKKDKKKGSDQNQAHEDFDI, encoded by the exons atgaaaaaaaaaaaaagtttgGGATCCAAAGAAAgtgaaaatgaagaaagaATAGAAGATTTTAAATTAGATAATGAAGACTTTATTGTAAAAAGTGAAACGACTGAAAGAacacaaatatatcatGATGATTTGTatgataatgatataaaaatatgtttaccAGCAAGAGTCGGATTTTTTAAAGCCCTTAGGTCCATGACATCTGGTATAAAATGGGGATGGGGATTTACAAATACGCCCAAAGAACCATCCGGGTATTACATCAACGAAATATTATGCGGTTGCATATTATGTTTAACTATGTTACCTGAAATGATATCATTTTCGATGATTGCAAAAATACCACCATATATTGGATTGCAAGGCGcatcatttttatgtttaataACATCTATTTTTGGAGGGTCACCTGGTGTTATACATGGTGTCACAGGGGCATTTGCATCTGTGTGTTCAAAATATCTTATAGAAAACAATGCTGGAGGTTTACCAGAAGGAATAGAAAGACtgtatatttgtatattaatatgttCAGTTatgctattatttttttccttttttcaTATGTCAGCTTTAATACAATTAATTCCAACACCTGTTTTTATTGGTTATTGTAATGGACtatctattatttttttaatggcGCAATTACATACCTTGGAAAATCCATATACCcatgaatatataacagGGTAtcatttacttttttttgttattatatgtacCCTCGTAGTTTTGATAGTTGAGCTctggaaaaaaatacctAAA gTTGGACAAAAAATCCCCTCAACACTAGTGGCAATAACCATCACGATATTTGTTGAATTCATCATTCTTCGAAAAATTTTACACAATTTTGAgacttttaaaaatgttaaatcATTTACAGTAGGAGACATGTTTTCTTTTACCTCTGAAAAAGCAAAACctacttttttattttcaaacaAGGAATTAGATTTTTCAAAAGTTGTTTTTGATATGAACTTAATTAAACAATTAGTAAATATGTTTgttgttttattaatagAAGTACTAATGGTTAGTGAAGTTATTAAAGATATGGGAGGTGCAGAATGTGATACTAACGAAACTgtattttctctttttatTGGAAACTTGTTATCTACATTAGGAAGTGCAGTTGGAGGTAGTAGTTTATTAGGGTTATCTGTTTTAAATTATAGAAATGGGGCAAGAGGAAAAGAAAGTGGACTTGTAGCATCCATTTTGATTTAtggaatattattatttggttattctttattaaattatataccattatcttttttatgTGGTATTATGATAACTGTTTTTATTCACTGTTTTAAATGGTTCTCAATAcctattatattttttactttttgcCCGGCTCATATTCGAAATTGCCACCCATGTATGAGCCGAAAAATATCCAGATGGGATGCCTTCATAATCGTCCTCGTCACATTCTTATGT gTTTTGGTAAGTGTTCCAGCAGGCGTACTTGCTGGGGTAATTTTGTCCTCATTAGTATATGTCTGGCAAAGCAAATCAACTTTCAAATTTGAAATTTTTTACGATAAAGATACAGACACTAAG TACTACGAAATCGAAGGGCACTTGTTTTATGCATCGAAGAAAATGTTCACAAGATTATTCAGATATGAGAATGATAGCCAAACTATCAATATTGTGTTAAAAGGAAAAAGCACATTGTTTGATTACACAGCTATTGAAGCACTCACATCTGTAAAACatcaatataatattaacaataaaaatgtcAATATTCATGGATTAAGTCATGAatgcattaaaaaaattgcaaaGATGAACCATCTATGTAAACAAATTGATGTAGATCTCGTTAAAGTCGAAACACCCGTTGTGCCATTATTATACAAACCATTGCAAACCATACTTATg ACACCTAAAACAATCAGACGAAGAAttatttctaaaaataaaaaagataaaaaaaaaggctCAGACCAAAATCAAGCTCATGAAGATTTTGACATTTAG